One Malassezia restricta chromosome III, complete sequence DNA segment encodes these proteins:
- a CDS encoding S-adenosylmethionine decarboxylase, with product MECDSRLSMASIDADARASAEAAEKQWDDTEAPRVEMSELGGPFEGPEKLLELWFAPNVESLPECQRAMVERGTRLGGRVGLRRVPKSTWESMLDLVKCKVLSVETSPDVDAYLLSESSMFVYPHKLILKTCGTTTLLFGLDRLLRIAKATLFDEEALSLQASSVSSTMLAAAVAGDTDGKILGSYVRHCFYSRKSFMFPEKQQGPHRDWMLETQFLDQYFDHGAAYTVGKMNGDHWLLYMAQSIDAEAEAVIHSEEQVGMDMDTLPTRRAVDTDSTLEILMTELAPEACAQFHFDAKEDTDVDAAHRLGRQVSQALGLSDLFAQTQLDAFAFEPCGYSANALVPANAHHSAGYWTIHVTPEQGSSYASFETNVTLDCEGPIQAARTHVTNVPELAHRVVNTFRPGSFTLTLFVSIDHAGSAAALRALELHGYTKSDRILYEFEGYELLFLSFHRRR from the coding sequence ATGGAGTGTGACTCTCGCCTGTCGATGGCCAGCATCGACGCGGATGCACGAGCGAGTGCGGAGGCAGCAGAGAAGCAATGGGATGATACAGAGGCCCCTCGTGTGGAAATGAGCGAGCTGGGCGGACCGTTTGAGGGCCCAGAaaagctgctggagctgtGGTTTGCGCCGAATGTCGAGTCACTGCCTGAGTGCCAGCGCGCGATGGTGGAGCGTGGTACGCGGCTGGGCGGTCGTGTAGGGCTTCGACGCGTCCCGAAGAGTACATGGGAGAGTATGTTGGACTTGGTCAAATGCAAGGTGCTCAGTGTGGAAACGAGTCCTGATGTAGATGCGTACCTGCTCAGTGAGTCGTCCATGTTTGTATACCCCCATAAGCTGATCCTCAAGACATGTGGTACTACGACGCTTCTTTTCGGCCTAGACCGTCTGCTTCGGATTGCTAAAGCGACTCTCTTTGATGAAGAGGCACTCTCGCTGCAGGCGTCGAGTGTCTCCAGCACCATGCttgctgccgccgtcgcggGCGACACGGATGGCAAGATCCTCGGTAGCTATGTGCGCCACTGTTTCTACAGTCGCAAGAGCTTCATGTTCCCGGAAAAGCAGCAGGGACCTCACCGGGACTGGatgctcgagacgcagTTCCTGGACCAGTACTTTGATCACGGCGCGGCGTACACGGTGGGCAAGATGAACGGGGATCACTGGCTGCTGTACATGGCTCAGAGCATCGACGCAGAGGCAGAAGCTGTGATTCACAGCGAAGAACAGGTGGGTATGGACATGGATACGCTACCTACGCGTCGTGCCGTCGACACGGACTCGACCCTCGAAATCCTGATGACGGAGCTTGCCCCTGAGGCATGCGCCCAGTTCCACTTTGATGCGAAGGAAGACACAGATGTGGATGCGGCACACAGGCTCGGTCGCCAAGTGTCCCAGGCGCTGGGTCTGTCCGACCTGTTTGCCCAGACCCAACTCGATGCCTTTGCGTTTGAGCCGTGCGGCTACTCGGCCAATGCTCTCGTGCCGGCCAATGCGCACCATTCGGCCGGCTACTGGACGATTCACGTGACGCCGGAGCAGGGCTCGAGCTACGCCTCGTTCGAGACGAACGTGACGCTCGACTGTGAGGGCCCGATTCAGGCTGCGCGGACGCATGTGACCAACGTGCCAGAGCTCGCGCACCGTGTGGTGAACACGTTTCGTCCTGGCAGCTTTACACTCACGCTCTTTGTATCTATCGACCATGCGGGCAGTGCAGCGGCTCTTCGTgccctcgagctgcacggCTACACCAAGAGTGACCGCATTCTGTACGAGTTTGAAGGGTACGAATTGCTGTTCCTCTCGTTTCACAGGCGGCGCTAA
- a CDS encoding uroporphyrin-III C-methyltransferase produces the protein MTSTASLLLAHRPEQRTLLVIGEGKLVHARMCAAREAGMIAKHVWHTPLAEAPPDQFYSVSHASLFPPPGEGDACKDAWGRILDDIDGEEKCLFAVCVTDTLTTVPNDVDARRLRCQMLAQACRARRLPINVTDVPDLCDFSFPATHRFVAQDADHPSSLQIAVTTNGRGCRLAGRIRRHVVSSLPASVGLAVERIGDMREMAKTRACRGVAGEHEDEPILTDTLGYVSTDSHDACSAQRQRMRSVAQISEYWPLECLATLDATQMRALLENEETRSDAPHPDERATKRSRHDIDVTPPTKKGRVYLLGSGPGHPALLTVAAKEILMSPDTDLILSDKLVPTAVLALLPPSTPFVIAKKFPGNAEGAQSELITQALDAAREGKTVVRLKQGDPFVYGRGGEELVACQNAGIDCTVIPGISSALAGPLMFNIPVTQRGAAESMIMCTGVGRGGKRVMLPGYERSRTLLLLMGVARLPAVIETLVSESSEGRHGAAYPPYTPIAIIERASSNDQRMIASTLERIAHVMEMHVSDGQRPPAMMVVGWAVLSLAMETPGARVLDDEAEGCASAASLAERDASRIAQWLGPRGHVIREGLPSGYDRFLQASLPDNALHGPRSESGWAPPRYQDPRS, from the coding sequence ATGACCTCGACAGCTtcgctgctgctggcgcaCCGCCCCGAACAGCGCACCCTGCTGGTCATCGGGGAGGgcaagctcgtgcacgcgaGAATGTGTGCAGCGCGGGAAGCGGGTATGATCGCAAAGCATGTATGGCACACACCGCTCGCAGAGGCGCCCCCCGACCAGTTTTACTCCGTGtcgcacgcgtcgctgtTTCCGCCGCCAGGTGAGGGGGACGCATGCAAAGACGCCTGGGGCCGCATCTTGGATGACATAGACGGCGAAGAAAAGTGTCTGTTTGCAGTGTGCGTGACAGACACGCTCACCACGGTGCCAAACGATGtggacgcgcgccgcttgCGGTGTCAAatgctggcgcaggcatgccgcgcgcgtcgtctcCCTATCAATGTGACGGATGTACCTGACCTGTGCGACTTTTCCTTTCCTGCTACGCATCGCTTTGTGGCGCAGGATGCCGATCACCCTTCGTCCCTTCAGATCGCTGTGACGACGAATGGCCGAGGCTGTCGTTTGGCTGGTCGAATTCGTCGGCATGTCGTCAGCTCCCTTCCAGCGTCGGTGGGACTGGCTGTAGAGCGCATCGGCGACATGCGTGAGATGGCCAAGactcgcgcgtgtcgcggcgtcgctggtGAGCATGAAGATGAGCCCATCCTCACAGATACCCTTGGCTATGTCAGCACCGACAGCCACGATGCTTGCTCCGCACAGCGGCAACGTATGCGTTCTGTCGCACAGATCAGTGAGTACTGGCCTCTTGAGTGCCTTGCTACGTTAGACGCCACGCAGATGCGTGCCTTGCTCGAGAATGAAGAGACACGAAGCGATGCGCCCCATCCCGATGAGCGCGCGACGAAACGCTCGCGACACGACATCGATGTAACGCCACCTACCAAGAAAGGCCGCGTGTACTTACTTGGCTCTGGCCCCGGGCATCCTGCACTGCTCACCGTGGCTGCCAAAGAGATCCTCATGTCGCCCGACACGGATCTCATCCTGTCTGATAAACTCGTACCCACCGCCGTTCTTGCTCTGCTGCCACCGTCTACGCCGTTCGTGATCGCCAAAAAGTTCCCCGGCAATGCCGAAGGAGCTCAATCGGAGCTCATTACTCAGGCACTggacgctgcgcgcgaaGGAAAAACGGTCGTGCGGCTCAAGCAGGGCGATCCCTTCGTGTacggccgtggcggcgaGGAGCTTGTGGCGTGCCAAAACGCGGGCATCGACTGCACGGTCATCCCCGGCATCTCGAGTGCCCTGGCCGGCCCCCTCATGTTCAACATTCCCGTCACGCAACGTGGCGCGGCCGAAAGTATGATCATGTGCACGGGTGTCGGTCGCGGAGGCAAACGCGTCATGCTGCCTGGATACGAGCGCTCACGCACTCTGCTGCTCTTGATGGGCGTAGCTCGATTGCCTGCTGtgatcgagacgctcgtTTCCGAATCCAGCGAGGGCCGACACGGCGCTGCCTATCCGCCTTACACGCCCATCGCGATCATCGAACGTGCCAGTTCCAACGACCAACGCATGATCGCCTCGACCCTCGAGCGCATAGCGCATGTCATGGAGATGCACGTGTCCGATGGACAGCGGCCCCCCGCCATGATGGTCGTGGGATGGGCCGTACTGAGTCTGGCCATGGAGACACCTGGCGCACGTGTCCTCGACGATGAGGCCGAGGGCTGTgcgtcggcggcctcgCTGGCCGAACgcgatgcatcgcgcaTTGCCCAATGGCTGGGTCCACGTGGTCATGTCATCCGCGAAGGTCTCCCCTCCGGCTACGATCGCTTCCTCCAGGCCTCCCTCCCCGACAACGCCCTCCACGGCCCTCGCTCCGAGTCTGGCTGGGCTCCGCCCCGCTACCAAGACCCCCGTTCGTAg